In a genomic window of Aggregatimonas sangjinii:
- the trxA gene encoding thioredoxin yields the protein MKGNFDRLIHSESPVLIDFYADWCGPCKVQLPILKEVSDEIDGKARIIKIDVDKNQPWANRFQVKGVPTLILFKNGEIVWRNSGVSQKSELVTLIEKYS from the coding sequence ATGAAAGGAAATTTTGACAGACTTATCCATTCGGAAAGCCCAGTTCTCATCGATTTTTATGCCGATTGGTGCGGCCCATGTAAAGTACAGCTACCAATCCTCAAGGAAGTATCGGATGAAATCGACGGAAAGGCAAGAATCATTAAAATCGATGTAGACAAAAACCAGCCTTGGGCGAACCGCTTTCAAGTAAAAGGAGTGCCTACTTTAATCCTCTTTAAAAATGGTGAGATCGTATGGAGAAACTCCGGAGTTTCACAAAAATCAGAGCTTGTAACCTTAATTGAAAAATATAGCTAG
- a CDS encoding T9SS type A sorting domain-containing protein produces MKRIPLLLLLCSFAVSRAQPSMARQWNETLLDAIRTDFARPTVHARNLYHSSILMYDAWALFDGSAETFFLGKEYGGFNCRFEGILQPQNIDAARQEIMGYALFRLLMHRFENSPGAATSLANFVSLFQSYGYDTEFVSTDYSSGSYAALGNYLGEQMINFGLQDGANESLEYSNSFYEPSNPPLVLDEYQDPTGIDPNRWQPLSFDLFVDQSGNTVPVAIPSFLSPEWGSVVPFALESSALTTKNNGFDSYLYFDSPEPPLIQNSENNGIDDAYKWHFSLVAAWSAHLDPNDTTEIDISPASLGNVEINNYPNSLEEYKVFYNFMDGGDIGPGHEVNPSTNLPYTPQMVKRSDYARVLAEFWADGPDSETPPGHWFTILNYISDHPKIRKRFGGVGGEMNDLEWDVKAYLVLGGAMHDAAIATWGIKGYYDYIRPISAIRYMAGKGQSTDPSLPGFDPHGLPLIPGSIELIDASDPLAGSTAENVGQVKIYAWRGPDYIDDPRMDTAGVGWILGTRWWPYQRGTFVTPPFAGYISGHSTFSRAAAEVLTLLTGDSFFPGGMGTFDIEANEFLIFEAGPTESFTLQWATYRDASDQTSLSRIWGGIHPPIDDIPGRLIGEQVGKQAFAKAQQLFTTDTDESDTNNVNSILYPLPFEYQINLATDFQGKCIVKLYGLDGRLVLLENMELNTHSTAIDLFNIPSGLYVLKVTDEFDTIIHTQKVVKN; encoded by the coding sequence ATGAAGAGGATTCCGTTACTTCTGTTGTTATGCTCCTTCGCTGTAAGTCGGGCGCAACCGTCTATGGCGAGACAATGGAACGAGACTTTGCTCGATGCAATCCGAACGGACTTCGCCCGACCAACTGTACATGCCCGTAACTTGTACCATAGCTCTATTTTAATGTATGATGCATGGGCACTATTCGACGGGTCTGCGGAAACCTTTTTTTTAGGTAAGGAGTATGGTGGTTTCAATTGTAGGTTTGAAGGAATTCTTCAACCCCAAAACATCGATGCTGCTCGACAGGAAATTATGGGTTATGCCTTGTTCAGATTATTAATGCATCGCTTCGAAAATTCTCCGGGTGCCGCGACTTCCCTAGCTAACTTTGTTTCTCTTTTTCAATCGTATGGTTATGATACTGAATTTGTGTCAACAGATTATAGCAGTGGGTCCTACGCTGCACTGGGCAATTATCTAGGGGAGCAAATGATCAATTTTGGACTTCAGGATGGTGCCAATGAGTCGTTAGAATACAGTAATAGCTTCTATGAACCAAGTAACCCACCTTTAGTACTGGATGAATATCAAGATCCCACAGGTATTGACCCGAATAGGTGGCAGCCCTTATCGTTTGACCTGTTTGTAGATCAATCCGGCAATACGGTGCCAGTAGCAATTCCTTCATTTTTGAGTCCGGAATGGGGCTCGGTAGTACCCTTCGCCTTAGAAAGTTCAGCCCTTACTACCAAGAACAATGGTTTTGATTCATATCTCTATTTTGATAGCCCAGAGCCACCACTAATTCAAAATTCCGAAAATAACGGAATCGATGATGCCTATAAATGGCACTTTAGTTTGGTGGCGGCTTGGTCTGCCCATCTTGACCCCAATGACACAACGGAAATAGATATTTCACCGGCATCTTTGGGCAATGTAGAGATCAATAATTACCCAAACTCTCTTGAAGAATATAAGGTATTTTATAATTTTATGGATGGTGGAGATATTGGTCCAGGTCATGAAGTGAACCCAAGCACCAATTTGCCATATACCCCACAGATGGTCAAACGTTCGGACTATGCCCGGGTACTAGCCGAATTTTGGGCCGATGGGCCAGATTCCGAAACGCCACCCGGGCATTGGTTTACCATTCTGAATTATATAAGTGACCACCCGAAAATAAGGAAAAGATTTGGCGGTGTAGGCGGTGAGATGAATGATTTGGAGTGGGACGTAAAGGCCTACCTCGTTCTTGGTGGGGCCATGCACGACGCCGCCATTGCCACTTGGGGAATAAAGGGATATTACGATTATATTCGCCCTATTTCTGCCATTCGCTATATGGCCGGTAAAGGACAGAGTACAGACCCGTCTTTACCCGGTTTTGACCCTCATGGCCTTCCGCTGATTCCTGGCAGTATTGAACTTATTGATGCCTCGGACCCCTTGGCAGGAAGTACAGCGGAAAATGTAGGTCAAGTAAAGATATACGCTTGGAGAGGTCCCGATTATATAGATGATCCCCGAATGGATACCGCCGGAGTCGGTTGGATTTTGGGAACGCGATGGTGGCCGTATCAGCGAGGTACTTTTGTAACACCGCCTTTTGCAGGATATATTTCCGGACATTCCACTTTTTCAAGAGCTGCTGCCGAAGTACTGACCTTGTTGACCGGAGATTCCTTTTTCCCCGGTGGAATGGGTACATTTGACATTGAGGCAAATGAGTTTTTGATTTTCGAGGCAGGTCCGACCGAGAGCTTCACTTTACAATGGGCTACCTATAGGGATGCGTCCGACCAAACCAGCTTGTCCCGTATTTGGGGTGGTATTCACCCACCTATAGATGATATTCCCGGTAGGTTAATCGGCGAGCAAGTTGGCAAACAGGCCTTCGCCAAAGCCCAGCAGTTGTTCACGACCGACACGGACGAATCCGATACGAATAACGTGAATTCAATACTTTATCCGTTACCTTTTGAATATCAGATCAATCTAGCTACCGATTTTCAAGGGAAATGTATCGTAAAACTTTATGGTCTGGACGGCCGTTTGGTGTTATTAGAAAATATGGAGTTAAATACCCACAGTACAGCAATAGACCTTTTCAATATTCCTTCAGGATTATATGTTTTAAAGGTAACCGATGAATTTGATACTATCATCCATACTCAAAAAGTGGTCAAGAACTAA
- a CDS encoding Gfo/Idh/MocA family oxidoreductase, producing the protein MSTNRRNFIKKTAIGAVGVTLGSTSVNAMSAKSYSKIIGANDRLNVALQGLGRRYGGYIPAIADKSNNIELLYLCDVMKSQREKAANALASKIDNKPKLENDLRNILNDKEVDAVFMATPDHWHAPGACMAMQAGKHVYLEKPCSHNPEEGELLVAYQKKYDKVVQMGNQQRSSLQSQEIINDIHNGIIGDVYNAIAFYTNKRGRVPNQVEANPPEGLDWELFQGPAPRRAYTDNTWDYNWHWYGWDYGTAEMGNNATHELDIARWALNVEYPEHVEVKSGKFQHKDDGWEMYDTMEATFRFAGNRTIQWDGRSRNGFDKYGKGRGTLVYGSKGATMIDRDGYRLYGLNGELIKENVLPGIEDGNALGGGGQLSAAHTVNFFDAIRGKAALTSPIDQGVTSQLLTHYANIASRIDNSFEVDEKTGRIFNREAMKLWSRSYEPGWEIKHV; encoded by the coding sequence ATGAGTACAAATAGAAGAAATTTCATCAAAAAAACGGCAATAGGTGCCGTAGGGGTAACGCTTGGTTCAACAAGTGTTAATGCAATGTCGGCTAAGAGTTATTCAAAAATTATAGGAGCGAATGATCGCTTGAATGTGGCCCTCCAAGGATTGGGACGACGTTATGGCGGCTATATTCCTGCAATCGCCGATAAAAGCAACAATATTGAATTACTGTATTTATGTGATGTTATGAAAAGTCAGCGGGAAAAAGCTGCCAATGCGCTTGCTTCCAAAATCGATAACAAGCCTAAGTTGGAAAATGATTTACGAAACATCTTAAACGATAAAGAGGTGGATGCGGTATTTATGGCAACACCGGACCATTGGCATGCACCGGGGGCCTGTATGGCCATGCAGGCGGGCAAACACGTGTATTTGGAGAAACCTTGTAGCCATAATCCGGAAGAAGGCGAGTTATTGGTGGCCTATCAGAAAAAATACGATAAGGTAGTGCAAATGGGCAATCAGCAGCGATCTTCATTACAGTCACAGGAAATCATCAATGATATACATAATGGTATCATTGGAGATGTATACAATGCAATTGCTTTTTATACAAATAAGAGAGGACGTGTTCCTAATCAGGTTGAGGCCAACCCCCCTGAAGGATTGGATTGGGAGCTTTTCCAAGGACCTGCCCCGAGAAGAGCTTATACCGACAATACATGGGATTACAACTGGCATTGGTATGGATGGGATTACGGTACGGCAGAAATGGGGAACAACGCCACCCATGAGTTGGATATTGCCCGCTGGGCTCTAAATGTGGAATATCCTGAACATGTAGAAGTGAAATCCGGGAAATTTCAACACAAAGATGACGGCTGGGAAATGTATGACACTATGGAAGCCACATTCCGATTTGCAGGAAATAGAACCATTCAGTGGGATGGTCGTAGTAGAAACGGATTCGATAAATACGGTAAGGGCAGAGGGACGCTGGTCTATGGTTCTAAAGGGGCTACAATGATCGATCGTGACGGGTATAGGCTATATGGCCTAAATGGTGAACTTATTAAAGAAAATGTACTGCCAGGAATCGAAGATGGAAACGCACTTGGCGGCGGTGGTCAACTTTCTGCGGCTCATACGGTAAACTTTTTTGATGCCATTCGGGGAAAAGCAGCATTAACCTCCCCCATTGATCAAGGGGTAACAAGTCAATTATTAACGCATTATGCCAATATCGCCTCCCGCATCGATAATTCTTTTGAAGTGGATGAAAAAACAGGTCGTATATTTAATAGGGAAGCCATGAAATTGTGGTCAAGATCCTATGAGCCTGGCTGGGAAATAAAACACGTATAG
- a CDS encoding FG-GAP-like repeat-containing protein — protein MMKGVAVLTIVILCFCSITLNAQIFTERAEDFKIDHFTSDPNAMGGGVAIFDFNNDGFEDIYLTGGLEDDKLFENLGNGSFRDVTKKMRITQFNGIKTMGVVAGDVDNDGFTDLFITTAENSRCYLLKNLEGKFFSDISLAAGINHQSWSMSATMADYDLDGDLDIYVGNYVDFDALPFDQNIDRPLPDFFYENNGNATFTKIDNPINSENEGCTLATSFSDIDQDGDSDLFVLNDFGDFYIPNKLLLNNYPASSFDDISDFSGVNAAINSMGVAVGDFNEDGYFDYYVTNIGNNILLQNSGSNQFSNVAFDRKVNDGTGVCWGTAFLDVNNDGHLDLYASKGSLLNLNDSQNNLLYIGFGDQESFLDASGLLATDQPNKARGMAYGDLNNDGQLDIIAVNIRLGPENRGKTKLYMNSGNEDANWIKVALEGTDNNRSAYGAIVKAYTNGKEQIREVSGGSSYLSVHSKMVHMGLGNAEKIDSLVVQWPRGKKREVFKDLEPNSTYSILEGDTIYERLSETVVICEGENVTINGSVQTEEGVYRQVTDKGEGDINVLRLTKLVVKDTESSDCDSVVIPKEEELSELQMSVFPSPFENKINIAHGDSFDEQVQVLLSDISGVIVQKKIINAKNTSGQIKLSGYENLPSGIYLLVIVSNGKTYSRKIIKS, from the coding sequence ATGATGAAGGGAGTTGCAGTATTGACGATTGTAATACTCTGCTTTTGCAGCATAACCCTCAATGCCCAAATTTTTACCGAAAGGGCCGAGGATTTTAAAATCGACCATTTCACTTCAGACCCCAATGCGATGGGTGGTGGTGTAGCGATTTTCGATTTCAATAATGACGGTTTCGAGGATATTTATCTAACAGGTGGTTTAGAAGATGATAAACTCTTTGAAAACCTTGGAAACGGCTCGTTTAGAGATGTGACCAAAAAAATGCGAATCACCCAATTCAACGGGATCAAGACAATGGGAGTAGTTGCGGGTGATGTTGACAATGATGGCTTTACAGATCTTTTCATTACTACGGCGGAAAATTCTAGGTGCTATTTGCTCAAAAACCTGGAAGGCAAGTTTTTCTCCGATATTTCTCTGGCCGCAGGTATAAACCACCAGTCCTGGAGCATGAGCGCTACTATGGCGGATTATGATTTAGACGGCGATTTAGATATTTACGTCGGTAATTACGTTGATTTTGACGCCCTACCCTTTGATCAGAATATTGACCGTCCCTTACCGGATTTCTTTTATGAAAATAACGGTAACGCTACGTTCACCAAAATAGACAATCCCATAAATTCAGAGAATGAAGGCTGTACCTTGGCCACGTCATTTTCCGATATTGACCAAGACGGCGATTCTGACTTATTTGTACTTAATGATTTTGGGGATTTTTATATTCCGAACAAACTTCTTTTGAACAACTATCCCGCGAGCAGTTTTGACGATATTTCAGATTTTTCAGGGGTTAACGCGGCTATCAATAGTATGGGTGTTGCAGTAGGTGATTTTAATGAAGATGGTTATTTTGATTACTACGTAACCAATATCGGGAATAATATTTTGCTTCAAAATAGCGGTAGTAATCAATTTAGCAATGTTGCCTTTGATCGCAAGGTGAATGACGGCACCGGTGTTTGTTGGGGAACGGCCTTTCTTGATGTTAATAATGACGGACATCTCGATCTTTATGCCTCTAAAGGATCCCTGCTTAATTTAAACGATTCGCAGAATAACCTACTGTATATAGGTTTTGGAGATCAAGAATCGTTTCTAGATGCCTCAGGACTACTTGCCACCGATCAACCGAATAAAGCCAGGGGCATGGCTTACGGCGACTTGAACAATGACGGTCAATTAGATATAATAGCGGTCAACATCCGCTTAGGCCCAGAGAATCGGGGTAAGACAAAACTATATATGAATTCAGGTAATGAAGATGCTAATTGGATTAAAGTTGCCTTGGAGGGTACGGATAACAATCGCAGTGCTTATGGAGCAATTGTAAAGGCCTACACGAATGGTAAGGAGCAAATTCGGGAGGTATCCGGAGGTAGTAGCTATCTTTCGGTGCATAGCAAAATGGTTCACATGGGCCTGGGTAACGCTGAAAAGATTGATAGTTTGGTAGTACAGTGGCCTAGGGGGAAAAAGAGAGAGGTATTTAAAGACTTAGAACCTAACTCCACTTATTCTATCCTTGAAGGCGATACCATTTATGAAAGGCTTTCAGAGACAGTTGTAATTTGTGAAGGCGAGAATGTAACCATAAACGGTAGCGTACAAACAGAAGAAGGGGTTTATCGCCAAGTTACGGACAAGGGCGAAGGTGATATTAATGTTCTTAGGCTCACTAAGTTAGTTGTTAAAGACACCGAATCCTCTGATTGTGATAGTGTTGTTATTCCAAAAGAGGAGGAGCTAAGCGAGCTTCAAATGAGTGTTTTTCCAAGCCCGTTCGAAAATAAGATCAACATAGCCCACGGCGACTCCTTTGACGAACAAGTGCAGGTTTTATTGAGTGATATTTCCGGAGTTATAGTTCAAAAGAAAATCATAAATGCAAAGAACACTTCTGGTCAAATCAAACTAAGTGGTTATGAAAACTTGCCATCTGGTATTTACCTATTGGTGATTGTCAGTAATGGAAAGACATATTCGCGAAAAATTATTAAATCATAA
- a CDS encoding glycoside hydrolase family 2 protein — protein sequence MGSRVISNSSCGRSARAPLIGNIEGRNVKSLNGTWNALIDPNQQNVFNDLFHYAERNHKPAPGELLELTIENGTTLKVPGDWNTQDDRLFFYNGKVWYKRDFQVAKKEDKRYFLHFGAINYKAQIYVNGKHVASHTGGFTSFNCEITDAIADGNNFVVINANNTLTNSDIPTSRTDWLNYGGITRDVNLVELPKAYIENYKIQLNPDNPKEILGWAMINGASSGDIKVMIPELKINESFPLENGKAEIRFKASPEFWSIGNPKLYDVELTYGEEVVKDLIGFRTIKIEDSQILLNGKPTMLKGISIHEEAIGADGRAHSYEHAIELLQAAKELNCNFVRLAHYTHNEHMLRAADKMGLLVWAEIPVYWNLEFEKPAVLEMAKTRMDEMIGRDQNRVSIAFWSLGNETPISDARNTFFRALNTHVKSVDDTRLTTAALVFGGEEIGKMAKEYYFPTMAGEQFDTWDIHIEDELASIVDLPAINQYFGWYYSGFLAPQAKIPPLKARQVMLDNMSKIRFHIPGDKAYVFSETGAGARRGISGNEEDMVIFSEEYQALVYKKQIEMWRNQKGLVGMSPWILKDFRSTMRQRQGIQDYWNLKGLIDDNGNPKKAFFVLQDFYDEKN from the coding sequence ATGGGCTCAAGAGTTATTTCAAACTCGAGTTGTGGAAGAAGTGCCCGTGCGCCCTTGATCGGCAATATAGAAGGTAGAAATGTAAAATCTTTGAATGGTACATGGAATGCTTTGATCGATCCCAATCAGCAGAATGTATTCAACGACTTATTTCATTATGCAGAACGCAATCACAAGCCAGCTCCTGGTGAGTTGTTGGAGTTGACTATCGAAAACGGAACAACGCTAAAGGTTCCGGGGGATTGGAATACACAAGACGACCGACTATTTTTTTACAATGGAAAAGTCTGGTATAAACGCGATTTTCAAGTCGCTAAAAAAGAGGACAAGCGTTATTTTCTGCATTTCGGGGCTATCAATTACAAAGCGCAGATTTATGTAAACGGAAAGCATGTCGCCAGCCATACGGGTGGGTTCACTTCCTTTAATTGTGAAATAACGGATGCAATAGCAGATGGCAATAATTTTGTGGTCATCAATGCGAACAACACACTTACGAATTCTGACATTCCCACATCACGAACCGATTGGCTGAATTACGGTGGAATTACGCGAGATGTAAATTTGGTGGAACTTCCAAAGGCGTATATCGAAAATTACAAAATACAGTTAAACCCGGATAATCCGAAGGAAATTCTTGGTTGGGCTATGATTAATGGTGCTTCTAGTGGCGATATAAAAGTTATGATCCCAGAGTTGAAAATCAATGAATCCTTCCCATTGGAAAATGGAAAGGCCGAAATTCGTTTCAAAGCTTCTCCCGAGTTTTGGTCAATAGGGAATCCCAAATTATACGATGTTGAGTTGACCTACGGAGAAGAGGTGGTCAAGGATTTAATTGGTTTTCGAACTATAAAAATTGAAGACTCCCAAATACTCCTTAACGGAAAACCTACCATGCTGAAGGGCATTTCTATTCACGAGGAAGCCATTGGGGCCGATGGCCGCGCCCATAGTTACGAGCATGCAATTGAATTGTTGCAAGCTGCAAAAGAGTTGAACTGTAACTTCGTAAGATTGGCTCACTATACGCATAACGAGCATATGCTGCGTGCTGCGGATAAAATGGGGCTCTTGGTCTGGGCGGAAATTCCGGTGTACTGGAATTTGGAATTTGAAAAACCGGCAGTGTTGGAGATGGCCAAAACTAGAATGGATGAAATGATCGGACGAGATCAAAACAGAGTAAGTATCGCCTTCTGGAGCCTTGGCAACGAAACACCGATAAGTGATGCTCGGAACACCTTTTTTCGTGCCTTGAATACGCATGTAAAAAGTGTTGATGATACAAGATTGACCACAGCCGCATTGGTTTTTGGTGGGGAAGAAATCGGCAAAATGGCAAAAGAATACTATTTCCCTACAATGGCAGGTGAGCAATTCGACACTTGGGACATCCATATCGAGGATGAACTGGCTTCCATTGTCGACCTTCCTGCAATCAATCAATATTTCGGTTGGTATTATTCTGGATTTTTAGCGCCCCAAGCGAAGATTCCACCTCTTAAAGCACGTCAGGTAATGTTGGATAATATGTCTAAAATACGTTTTCACATACCTGGTGATAAAGCTTATGTTTTTAGTGAGACAGGGGCAGGTGCCAGAAGGGGTATTTCAGGAAACGAAGAGGATATGGTTATCTTTAGTGAAGAATACCAAGCGTTGGTTTACAAGAAACAAATTGAAATGTGGCGTAATCAAAAAGGACTTGTAGGCATGTCACCTTGGATTTTAAAGGATTTTCGCTCGACCATGCGTCAACGTCAAGGAATTCAAGATTACTGGAATTTAAAAGGTCTTATAGACGATAATGGCAATCCCAAAAAGGCCTTTTTTGTCTTACAGGATTTTTATGATGAAAAAAACTGA
- a CDS encoding DUF1080 domain-containing protein, with product MKGRIKYGSFLHRSAALTLMLFVGISFAQQKKDNTPWISLFDGETLNGWSQKGGNAIYTIRDGVIVGTTVDEKPNTFMTSDKMYDDFILELEYKVDPKMNSGIQIRSNSFPHYMNGRVHGYQIEIDPSERGWSAGIYDEARRGWLHPVADDNTAAKEAFKQNNWNHYRVEASGDTLKTWINGVPAAHLMDDQTASGFIGLQVHGLYGDQKPGTEIAWRNIHILTEDLETYARESPLPVVDKMNKLTRNESDQGWQMLWNGKTTAGWRGAKLASFPEKGWIIENGELTVLSTGGAESTAGGDIVTTENYSDFELMVDFKITEGANSGIKYYVDTEINKGAGSSIGLEYQILDDERHPDAKEGSQEGSRTLASLYDLIMADTDKPVKPIGEWNRAHIISVDDHVEHYLNGAKVLEYDRKSDAYRKLVAESKYAKWPNFGELVEGQILLQDHGDLVSFKNIKIRPINKPKK from the coding sequence ATGAAAGGAAGAATAAAATATGGAAGTTTTTTGCATAGAAGCGCAGCCCTAACTTTAATGCTGTTCGTAGGCATTAGCTTTGCACAGCAAAAGAAAGATAATACGCCTTGGATTTCACTATTTGATGGAGAGACACTCAATGGATGGTCGCAAAAGGGAGGAAACGCCATTTACACTATTCGGGACGGGGTCATCGTGGGAACCACAGTAGACGAAAAGCCAAATACTTTTATGACCTCCGATAAAATGTACGACGATTTTATATTGGAACTGGAATATAAGGTGGATCCAAAAATGAATTCCGGAATCCAGATCAGAAGCAATAGTTTTCCACATTACATGAATGGACGGGTACATGGATATCAAATAGAAATTGACCCCTCGGAGCGTGGCTGGAGCGCTGGAATATACGACGAGGCCCGTAGAGGATGGTTGCATCCGGTAGCCGATGACAATACGGCGGCAAAGGAAGCTTTTAAACAAAACAATTGGAACCACTACCGGGTCGAGGCAAGCGGAGATACTTTAAAAACGTGGATCAATGGTGTGCCGGCCGCTCATTTAATGGACGACCAAACCGCAAGTGGTTTCATCGGGTTACAGGTACACGGTCTTTACGGAGATCAAAAGCCTGGAACCGAAATCGCATGGAGAAATATTCATATCCTGACCGAAGACTTGGAAACATATGCTCGAGAGAGTCCCCTTCCCGTTGTGGATAAAATGAACAAGCTTACCCGTAATGAGTCCGATCAAGGTTGGCAAATGCTATGGAATGGTAAGACCACAGCCGGCTGGCGCGGTGCAAAATTAGCCTCATTTCCGGAAAAAGGATGGATAATCGAGAACGGTGAACTTACGGTATTATCTACAGGTGGCGCCGAATCTACGGCAGGAGGCGATATCGTGACTACCGAGAATTATAGCGACTTCGAATTAATGGTCGATTTCAAAATCACAGAAGGCGCTAACAGTGGAATCAAGTATTATGTTGATACCGAAATCAATAAGGGTGCAGGATCGTCCATCGGTCTGGAATATCAGATTTTAGACGATGAAAGACATCCCGATGCCAAAGAAGGAAGTCAGGAGGGAAGCCGAACCTTAGCTTCACTCTACGACCTTATTATGGCCGATACCGATAAGCCGGTAAAGCCTATCGGGGAGTGGAATAGGGCACATATAATCTCCGTCGACGATCATGTTGAACATTACCTGAACGGTGCAAAAGTTTTGGAATACGATCGCAAAAGTGATGCCTACAGAAAACTCGTCGCTGAAAGTAAATACGCCAAATGGCCCAATTTTGGGGAATTGGTAGAAGGTCAGATATTATTGCAGGATCACGGTGATCTGGTATCCTTCAAGAACATAAAAATCCGTCCAATTAACAAACCGAAAAAATAA
- a CDS encoding substrate-binding domain-containing protein — MKTIKDIAEEAEVSTGTVDRVIHDRPGVSKKTKEKIRKLLDKYDFERNILASTLALKKKYSIATLIPTYKSKTDFWYEPHKGLKFAFQEIKNYGVKAYRFYFDLLDHESYKNALNQILELNPDGVVFAPFFYNTSLDFVEKLNSRNIAYVCINIDIEATGHLSFIGQDSFQSGYLCGKLLDISTERKQHLAIILSKKDIDNHHAIAARVDGFMNYFEQRKIKRIIKKVYVEKFGLSEVGAILSNGLMKDDCIKGFFVPSSASYILAKFLDSMDMTDIHIVGFDAHQYNLDYLRKGSIDFLIDQNPFEQGYVGVKILFEYLLLKKLPKLKYSSPMIIVTKENIDHFKVASAVEFLV; from the coding sequence TTGAAAACAATCAAAGATATTGCCGAAGAGGCCGAGGTATCTACCGGAACGGTGGACAGGGTTATTCATGATCGTCCCGGGGTATCGAAAAAGACCAAGGAAAAAATCAGGAAATTGCTCGATAAATATGACTTTGAACGGAACATCCTGGCTAGTACCTTAGCCCTCAAAAAAAAATATTCCATTGCTACCTTAATTCCAACATATAAGTCAAAAACTGATTTTTGGTATGAACCCCACAAGGGATTGAAATTCGCCTTTCAAGAAATTAAAAATTATGGTGTTAAGGCCTATCGTTTTTATTTTGACCTGTTAGACCATGAATCATATAAAAATGCTTTGAACCAGATTCTTGAATTGAATCCTGATGGAGTGGTTTTTGCCCCATTCTTTTATAACACTTCTTTAGATTTTGTAGAGAAGCTCAATTCGAGAAACATTGCGTATGTATGTATCAATATTGACATTGAAGCTACCGGCCACCTTTCGTTTATAGGTCAAGATTCGTTTCAAAGTGGATATTTATGTGGTAAGTTGTTGGATATCTCTACCGAACGGAAGCAACATTTAGCCATAATCTTGTCCAAAAAGGATATTGACAATCACCATGCAATAGCAGCTAGGGTCGATGGTTTTATGAATTATTTTGAACAGCGCAAAATCAAGAGAATTATAAAAAAAGTGTACGTTGAGAAATTTGGATTATCCGAGGTAGGAGCTATACTTAGTAACGGGCTAATGAAGGACGACTGCATTAAAGGTTTCTTTGTGCCTTCAAGTGCTTCGTATATCTTGGCAAAATTCCTAGACAGTATGGATATGACAGATATTCATATTGTCGGATTTGACGCACATCAATACAATTTAGACTATCTTAGAAAGGGGAGTATTGATTTTTTAATAGACCAAAACCCTTTTGAACAGGGCTATGTAGGCGTAAAAATACTTTTTGAATACTTACTGTTGAAGAAATTGCCTAAACTCAAATACAGTTCTCCAATGATAATTGTCACGAAAGAGAATATTGACCATTTTAAAGTCGCTTCGGCGGTTGAGTTTTTGGTATAG